The Ensifer adhaerens genome contains a region encoding:
- a CDS encoding winged helix-turn-helix transcriptional regulator translates to MTDAMENCGFMTALRAIEGKWKVDILCELGKAARRFGRLRQAMPAISEKMLAQQLRELEADGLVSRTTYPETPPKVVYSLTKRGAALNVAADALCKWGEEFGDDAGQVEARAVAVGWSPRRRRGRGRAHFRAALAPRCRPPQPRCVVRAVGAAILAAAAPSISARHRDPVPMRPHGGKLRRLVPANFLAVGPSRRRRGAAGLL, encoded by the coding sequence GTGACGGATGCCATGGAAAACTGCGGTTTCATGACCGCGCTGCGGGCGATCGAGGGCAAGTGGAAGGTCGATATTCTCTGCGAACTCGGCAAGGCCGCGCGCCGCTTCGGCCGCCTGCGTCAGGCGATGCCCGCCATCAGCGAGAAGATGCTGGCGCAGCAACTGCGCGAACTGGAAGCCGATGGCCTCGTCAGCCGCACCACCTATCCGGAAACGCCGCCAAAGGTGGTCTATTCGTTGACCAAACGCGGTGCCGCGCTGAACGTGGCGGCGGATGCGCTCTGCAAGTGGGGCGAGGAGTTTGGCGACGACGCAGGGCAGGTCGAGGCGAGGGCGGTTGCGGTGGGCTGGTCGCCGCGACGTCGGCGTGGCCGTGGGCGGGCTCACTTTCGAGCGGCGTTGGCGCCACGATGCCGCCCGCCACAGCCCCGATGTGTTGTCCGGGCCGTTGGAGCCGCGATCTTGGCGGCTGCAGCCCCGTCCATCTCTGCTCGTCACAGGGATCCCGTACCAATGCGGCCGCACGGCGGAAAACTGCGGCGGCTCGTTCCGGCAAACTTTTTGGCAGTAGGCCCTTCGCGCCGCAGACGCGGCGCTGCTGGACTCCTGTGA
- a CDS encoding NAD(P)-dependent oxidoreductase has translation MQPAISVLGMGRMGSALAHALLKAGHPTTVWNRTPAKAAPLAAAGAEVAASVRNAVAASDIVIVNVSDYQATQSLLRDPDVTGTLKGKLIIELTSGTPDGAREVQAWAGRHGIRYLDGAILATPDFIGTEAGTLLISGPAAAFEESRAVLGALAGNVQHIGADPGLANALDSAVLALMWGALFGALQSIAVCRAEAIDLETLGKQWSATAPVIDGLVADLIKRSAAGRYAADDKTLSSVSPHYGAFHHLVELMAARGIDRTITDGYEAIFRRAIDAGHLHDDFASLSLFMGRP, from the coding sequence ATGCAACCTGCAATCAGCGTTTTGGGAATGGGGCGGATGGGGTCGGCATTGGCGCATGCGCTGCTCAAGGCCGGGCACCCGACGACGGTGTGGAACCGTACGCCGGCAAAGGCCGCGCCGCTCGCCGCAGCCGGAGCCGAAGTGGCGGCCAGCGTACGCAACGCCGTCGCAGCCTCCGACATCGTCATCGTCAATGTCAGCGACTACCAGGCGACGCAGAGCCTGCTGCGCGACCCTGACGTCACTGGCACCCTCAAGGGCAAGCTGATCATCGAGCTGACCTCCGGCACGCCCGATGGCGCCCGCGAGGTGCAGGCTTGGGCCGGGCGGCATGGCATCCGCTACCTCGACGGTGCGATCCTGGCGACGCCCGATTTCATCGGCACCGAAGCGGGCACGCTGCTCATCTCCGGCCCGGCCGCGGCGTTTGAGGAAAGCCGCGCAGTGCTCGGCGCGCTCGCCGGCAATGTGCAGCATATCGGCGCTGATCCGGGCCTTGCCAACGCGCTCGACAGCGCGGTGCTCGCCCTGATGTGGGGCGCGCTGTTCGGCGCGCTGCAATCGATCGCCGTCTGCCGCGCCGAGGCGATCGATCTCGAAACGCTTGGCAAGCAATGGTCGGCGACGGCGCCTGTCATCGATGGCCTCGTCGCCGACCTGATCAAGCGCAGCGCCGCCGGGCGCTATGCGGCCGACGACAAGACGCTTTCCTCGGTCTCGCCGCACTATGGCGCCTTCCACCATCTGGTCGAGCTGATGGCCGCCCGCGGCATCGACCGGACGATCACCGACGGCTACGAGGCGATCTTCCGCCGTGCCATCGACGCCGGCCACCTGCACGACGATTTTGCATCGTTGTCGCTGTTCATGGGGCGTCCGTAA
- a CDS encoding LssY C-terminal domain-containing protein, with protein MSRSHMRAAVFLLATMLAAYLAVSYFLVPELWVFRDSRRRVPLNPMVTSTEQGIPGDPINVGLVGSKEQIIRAFAAAGWDAADKVTLRSSVDIGLSVVLDRPDLDAPVSPLFYEGRKQDLAFEKPVGHSADQRNHVRFWQTTKPVEGSGPLWLGSASFDRGVGLSHDTGQITHHIGPDLDAERNLVIDDLDKAGQVASTYEIPGVGATTSGRNGGGDPYFTDGKTLVGVLKPAGEGGGAEAAK; from the coding sequence ATGAGCCGCTCACACATGCGTGCAGCCGTTTTCCTGCTGGCGACCATGCTCGCCGCCTATCTCGCGGTCAGCTATTTTCTCGTCCCGGAACTCTGGGTCTTCCGTGATTCCAGGCGCAGGGTTCCGCTCAATCCCATGGTAACGTCCACGGAGCAGGGTATTCCCGGCGACCCGATCAATGTCGGGCTGGTCGGCTCCAAGGAGCAGATCATCCGCGCCTTCGCCGCGGCCGGATGGGACGCCGCCGACAAGGTGACGCTCAGGTCCTCGGTCGATATCGGCCTCAGCGTCGTGCTCGACCGGCCGGATCTCGACGCGCCCGTCAGTCCGCTGTTCTATGAGGGGCGCAAGCAGGACCTGGCCTTCGAGAAGCCGGTCGGCCACAGCGCCGACCAGCGCAACCATGTGCGCTTTTGGCAGACGACCAAGCCTGTGGAGGGCAGCGGCCCGCTCTGGCTCGGTTCGGCCAGCTTCGACCGCGGCGTCGGCCTCAGCCACGATACCGGCCAGATCACCCACCACATCGGCCCCGATCTCGATGCCGAACGCAATCTGGTCATCGACGACCTCGACAAGGCCGGGCAGGTGGCATCGACCTATGAGATCCCCGGCGTCGGCGCCACCACATCGGGTCGCAACGGCGGCGGCGATCCTTACTTCACCGACGGCAAGACCTTGGTCGGAGTACTCAAGCCGGCAGGCGAAGGGGGCGGTGCGGAGGCCGCGAAGTGA
- a CDS encoding J domain-containing protein — MIDPYELLGLERDADNQAIRNAYRKAAKSAHPDSGGDPEQFARLQVAYELLKDPVRRKVYDDTGYDPQLADARDLKGLMMLETLVNEFILDEREPGSFDPVAAMRRKLSDDIVKSRFHILELERHRARVRKHLDRLGRRPETDVLGSMLRARSRSIAEAIKSTDEQIKTIEQAYEMLEGYSYELEALEVKAHAAE, encoded by the coding sequence GTGATCGACCCTTACGAACTGCTTGGACTGGAACGCGACGCCGACAATCAGGCGATCCGCAACGCCTATCGCAAGGCGGCGAAATCCGCGCATCCGGATTCCGGCGGCGATCCTGAACAGTTCGCGCGACTGCAGGTGGCCTATGAGCTGCTCAAGGATCCGGTGCGCCGCAAGGTCTATGACGACACCGGTTACGATCCGCAGCTGGCCGACGCGCGCGATCTCAAGGGCCTGATGATGCTGGAAACGCTGGTCAACGAGTTCATCCTCGACGAGCGCGAGCCCGGCAGCTTCGATCCTGTCGCCGCGATGCGGCGCAAGCTTTCGGACGATATCGTCAAGAGCCGCTTCCATATCCTCGAACTCGAGCGCCACCGGGCCCGCGTGCGCAAGCACCTCGACCGCCTCGGCCGCCGGCCGGAGACCGACGTGCTCGGCTCGATGCTGCGCGCCCGCTCGCGCTCGATCGCCGAGGCGATCAAGAGCACCGACGAGCAGATCAAGACGATCGAGCAGGCCTATGAAATGCTGGAGGGGTATTCCTACGAGCTTGAGGCGCTGGAGGTGAAGGCGCACGCGGCGGAGTAG
- a CDS encoding cold-shock protein: MATKGIVKFFNQDKGFGFITPDGGAKDVFVHISAVQAAGLATLKDGQQVTFDTEPDRMGKGPKAVNIQAA; the protein is encoded by the coding sequence ATGGCCACCAAGGGCATCGTAAAATTCTTCAACCAGGACAAGGGCTTCGGCTTCATCACGCCGGATGGCGGCGCGAAGGACGTGTTCGTACACATCTCCGCCGTTCAGGCCGCTGGCCTCGCTACGCTCAAGGACGGCCAGCAGGTCACCTTCGACACCGAGCCGGATCGCATGGGCAAGGGCCCGAAGGCCGTCAACATCCAGGCTGCCTAA
- the dusA gene encoding tRNA dihydrouridine(20/20a) synthase DusA — protein sequence MTETAGKAARTKAYFNAPVFAVAPMIDWTDRHYRFFARQLSKHALLYTEMIVAEAILRGDRQRLLGFDVSEHPVALQLGGNDPAKMAEAARIAEGFGYDEINMNVGCPSDRVQSGTFGACLMQEPQTVAACVAAMKAAVKIPVTVKCRIGVDDQDPEVALRTLVAQVIDAGTDAVWVHARKAWLQGLSPKENREVPPLDYGLVYRLKQENPNLFIGINGGLQTLNQAREQLPHLDGVMLGRAAYHDSAMLTAADRHFSHPLTGAKPIVEDGATFSERGHRLDLDFWAEVRDAMADYAAAHIANGGRLIHVTRHMVGLFQGWAGARRYRQILSSDATRQGAGPDVIHAAFDAVFEATAAKQAAE from the coding sequence ATGACTGAGACCGCAGGAAAAGCTGCGCGCACTAAGGCGTATTTCAACGCACCGGTCTTCGCCGTTGCGCCCATGATCGACTGGACGGACAGGCACTATCGGTTTTTCGCGCGGCAGCTATCGAAGCATGCGCTGCTCTATACGGAAATGATCGTCGCCGAGGCGATCCTGCGGGGGGACAGGCAGAGGCTGCTCGGCTTTGACGTATCCGAGCATCCGGTGGCGCTGCAGCTCGGCGGTAACGATCCGGCGAAGATGGCGGAGGCGGCACGGATCGCCGAAGGCTTCGGCTATGACGAGATCAACATGAATGTCGGCTGCCCGTCGGACCGGGTGCAATCCGGCACGTTTGGCGCCTGTCTGATGCAGGAGCCGCAAACGGTGGCCGCCTGCGTGGCGGCGATGAAGGCGGCGGTAAAAATCCCGGTTACGGTCAAGTGCCGTATCGGGGTGGACGACCAGGATCCGGAAGTGGCGTTGCGCACGCTCGTCGCGCAGGTGATCGATGCCGGCACGGACGCCGTCTGGGTGCATGCCCGCAAAGCCTGGCTACAGGGCCTGAGCCCCAAGGAGAACCGCGAGGTCCCGCCGCTCGACTATGGCCTCGTGTATCGGCTGAAGCAGGAAAATCCCAATCTTTTCATCGGTATCAACGGCGGTCTTCAGACCCTGAATCAGGCGCGTGAGCAGCTTCCGCATCTGGACGGCGTCATGCTCGGCCGCGCTGCCTATCACGACAGCGCCATGCTGACAGCGGCCGATCGCCATTTCTCGCATCCGCTGACTGGCGCCAAGCCAATCGTCGAAGACGGCGCCACCTTCTCAGAGCGCGGCCATCGTCTCGATCTTGATTTCTGGGCGGAGGTCCGCGACGCCATGGCCGATTACGCCGCCGCGCATATCGCCAATGGCGGCCGGCTGATCCATGTGACCCGCCACATGGTCGGCCTGTTCCAGGGCTGGGCGGGTGCGCGACGCTATCGCCAGATCCTGTCCTCCGATGCGACCCGCCAGGGCGCGGGGCCGGACGTAATCCACGCGGCCTTCGACGCGGTCTTCGAGGCGACGGCGGCGAAGCAGGCGGCGGAGTAG